One Methanocaldococcus infernus ME DNA segment encodes these proteins:
- a CDS encoding sulfurtransferase TusA family protein yields MKKLDVTGDICPIPVLKTKKALEELNSGEELEVVGDYKPALENIKRFAENNGYIVVTAEETENGFRIVIKKP; encoded by the coding sequence ATGAAAAAATTGGATGTTACTGGAGACATCTGTCCAATCCCTGTTTTGAAAACAAAAAAGGCTTTAGAAGAGTTAAACTCTGGGGAAGAGTTGGAAGTGGTTGGAGACTATAAACCTGCATTAGAGAATATTAAAAGATTTGCAGAGAATAATGGTTATATAGTGGTTACTGCCGAAGAAACTGAGAATGGATTTAGAATAGTAATT